One window from the genome of Natronomonas pharaonis DSM 2160 encodes:
- a CDS encoding ABC transporter substrate-binding protein translates to MGAGSERSADIAVDELNANGGVMDTDVELIHADTSAIPSEATRQAETLVQDENVDMLIGAHASEVVLAILDFVAESEIPFLVTGSAAPEVSTNYMGDDYDRYEMIFRPGPANSSYQVDELAGYAEYLNDEHGWTTFAQLAEQAAWTQFFTDNLPPALEDRGFDVEYNERISSETDDFSPILDAIEATGADAVFKQFSLLPGTGMLSEWRNSEYPFGQEGVSVPSMSPEYWDDTDGGCQYETTAESGGAGASPITDLTQPFTEEYEAVADGERPTLPMYMGYCTYDGLMLYAEAVERAGTFDYRNNLQDILDELRATDFTGTTGQIVFGEEGSEFPNDVIAGPDGGAGFPVTQWIDGSKEIVYPRDIASADHQAAPWI, encoded by the coding sequence ATGGGTGCCGGTTCCGAGCGGAGTGCTGACATCGCCGTCGATGAACTCAACGCCAACGGTGGCGTCATGGACACCGACGTAGAACTCATCCATGCCGACACCAGCGCGATTCCGTCCGAGGCGACTCGGCAGGCCGAAACGCTGGTGCAAGACGAGAACGTCGACATGCTCATCGGGGCCCACGCCAGCGAGGTCGTTCTCGCTATCCTCGATTTCGTCGCAGAATCCGAAATTCCGTTCCTCGTCACCGGGTCCGCAGCGCCGGAGGTCTCGACGAACTACATGGGCGACGACTACGACCGGTACGAGATGATATTCCGTCCGGGGCCGGCAAACTCTTCCTACCAAGTCGACGAACTCGCTGGCTACGCCGAATACCTCAACGACGAACACGGCTGGACGACGTTCGCACAGTTGGCCGAACAGGCCGCTTGGACGCAGTTCTTCACCGACAACCTGCCACCGGCGCTCGAAGACCGCGGCTTCGATGTGGAGTACAACGAGCGGATTTCCTCGGAGACAGACGACTTCTCGCCGATTCTCGACGCCATTGAAGCCACAGGGGCCGACGCCGTCTTCAAGCAGTTCTCGCTGCTTCCCGGCACGGGGATGCTCTCTGAGTGGCGGAACAGCGAGTACCCGTTCGGCCAAGAGGGCGTCAGCGTCCCGTCGATGTCCCCGGAATACTGGGACGACACCGACGGCGGCTGTCAGTATGAAACGACGGCGGAAAGCGGCGGTGCGGGTGCCTCGCCGATTACCGACCTGACCCAACCGTTCACCGAGGAGTACGAGGCGGTCGCCGACGGCGAACGCCCGACGCTACCGATGTACATGGGCTACTGTACGTACGACGGCCTCATGCTGTACGCCGAGGCCGTAGAGCGGGCCGGCACCTTCGACTACCGGAACAATCTCCAAGACATCCTTGATGAACTCCGTGCGACCGACTTCACCGGCACGACCGGCCAAATCGTCTTCGGCGAGGAAGGCTCGGAGTTCCCCAACGATGTCATCGCCGGTCCCGACGGCGGCGCCGGGTTCCCTGTCACACAGTGGATAGACGGGAGCAAGGAAATCGTCTACCCGCGTGACATCGCCTCAGCGGACCACCAAGCAGCACCCTGGATCTGA
- a CDS encoding branched-chain amino acid ABC transporter permease, which yields MAIETFAGLFVTAAMISAVYALIAIGFTMIFGVGGVLNLAHGGLIMIGAYAYLVVTSTSTVPSIVIPPVAGLVVAIVVAALASFALYKGLVEFIEDDVIITFLATVVVAVILAELMELIFSANPRSLTPFVPGSTALPAIGVRIQHIEIAGFVLSWVAIGALWYYVTKTDAGRSILATSMTQRGAKLTGVDIAAVSARTWLIAGGLAGLAGVFLGTLQQTSPLMWLDPLALAFIIVVIGGIGSIKGSLVAAYFIGFLETYTVGLLGPEFRGVFALIIVAAVILIRPEGLYGREFVDE from the coding sequence ATGGCGATAGAGACGTTCGCCGGGCTCTTCGTCACGGCCGCGATGATAAGCGCCGTCTACGCGCTCATTGCCATCGGCTTTACCATGATATTCGGCGTCGGCGGTGTGTTGAATCTCGCCCACGGCGGCCTGATTATGATAGGTGCCTACGCCTATCTGGTCGTCACGTCGACGTCGACGGTCCCGTCAATCGTGATACCGCCAGTTGCCGGCCTCGTTGTCGCTATTGTGGTCGCGGCGCTGGCGTCGTTTGCTCTCTACAAGGGTCTCGTCGAGTTCATCGAAGACGATGTCATCATCACGTTCCTCGCGACCGTTGTTGTCGCTGTCATTCTCGCGGAACTGATGGAGCTCATCTTCAGCGCCAACCCACGGTCGTTGACGCCGTTCGTGCCGGGGTCGACGGCCCTCCCCGCCATCGGCGTCCGCATCCAGCATATCGAAATTGCCGGCTTCGTGCTTTCGTGGGTCGCCATCGGAGCGCTGTGGTACTACGTCACGAAGACCGACGCCGGCCGTTCGATTCTCGCCACGTCGATGACCCAACGCGGCGCAAAGCTCACCGGCGTCGACATCGCCGCGGTGAGCGCCCGCACGTGGCTCATCGCCGGCGGTCTCGCCGGTCTCGCCGGCGTCTTCCTCGGCACGCTCCAGCAGACCTCGCCGCTCATGTGGCTCGACCCGCTTGCCTTGGCGTTCATCATCGTCGTCATCGGCGGCATCGGCAGCATCAAGGGGTCGCTCGTGGCGGCGTACTTCATCGGCTTCCTCGAGACGTACACGGTCGGACTCCTCGGTCCGGAGTTCCGGGGTGTCTTTGCGCTCATCATCGTCGCTGCCGTGATTCTGATTCGTCCCGAGGGGCTCTACGGGAGGGAGTTCGTCGATGAGTAG
- a CDS encoding branched-chain amino acid ABC transporter permease: MSSIVDRVNETLGPRYADLSVPQFALVVVSLALLVVVAPALTAVGLMSGTLLRTLALANIFAIFAMAWDIQSGYTGYISFGHAVLSGAAAYSAALLITHVVPDINPWLLFPVAVLMALVVGLILAATTIRLSGPYFSLITLVAGLLFYRSTRTFSQWTQGEQGLLIGRLPVLPPFDGIFSAFDAEWRFIITVVPMLLIAAALLVISRSNVGTVLVAIRENEAAVESAGIDTNKFKVWSFVLSSIPMGIGGFLLAFFDGSVNPTDIVLLDRSVEFIAMAVIGGMGSILGPLAGAFLFVGLRDAILPAFLGGTERWLALWVIILVVIVLARDGLFRKLWHRLDDEGDAE; the protein is encoded by the coding sequence ATGAGTAGCATCGTCGACCGCGTCAACGAAACGCTCGGGCCGCGGTATGCGGACCTCTCGGTCCCGCAATTTGCTCTCGTGGTTGTCTCGCTGGCGTTGCTCGTCGTTGTCGCGCCGGCGCTGACAGCGGTCGGGTTGATGAGCGGGACACTCCTGCGTACGCTGGCGCTGGCAAACATCTTCGCCATCTTCGCGATGGCGTGGGACATCCAGAGCGGCTACACCGGGTACATCAGCTTCGGACACGCGGTACTTTCAGGGGCAGCCGCCTACTCGGCGGCGCTGCTGATTACGCACGTTGTCCCCGATATCAACCCGTGGCTGCTGTTCCCGGTCGCGGTGCTGATGGCCCTCGTCGTGGGGCTTATCCTCGCGGCGACGACGATTCGGCTCAGCGGGCCGTACTTCTCGCTGATTACCCTTGTTGCCGGGCTACTGTTCTATCGCAGTACCCGGACGTTCAGCCAGTGGACCCAAGGCGAACAGGGGCTGCTCATCGGCCGGCTTCCCGTTCTCCCGCCGTTTGACGGGATATTCAGCGCCTTCGACGCCGAGTGGCGGTTCATCATCACGGTCGTGCCGATGCTGCTGATTGCGGCGGCGCTGCTCGTGATTAGCCGTTCGAACGTCGGCACGGTACTCGTCGCGATACGGGAAAACGAGGCCGCTGTCGAATCGGCGGGCATCGACACGAACAAGTTCAAAGTCTGGTCGTTCGTGCTCAGCTCGATTCCGATGGGCATCGGCGGCTTCCTGCTTGCCTTCTTCGATGGGTCGGTCAACCCGACCGACATCGTCCTGCTTGACCGCAGCGTCGAGTTCATCGCGATGGCCGTCATCGGCGGCATGGGGTCGATACTCGGCCCGCTCGCCGGGGCGTTCCTGTTTGTCGGCCTCAGAGACGCCATCCTGCCGGCGTTCCTCGGCGGCACCGAGCGGTGGCTCGCACTGTGGGTCATCATCCTAGTAGTTATCGTTCTCGCCCGCGATGGGCTGTTCCGAAAGTTGTGGCACCGTCTCGACGACGAAGGTGATGCCGAATGA
- a CDS encoding ABC transporter ATP-binding protein, which yields MTLLSIQNLTKRFGGLVAVNDVSFDIEAGSIVGLIGPNGSGKTTIFNCIMSIYDVTEGSIQFQGTDITDYKTHEVVNSGLARVSQESNPIARMSVAANIKLFTLPNSVTALSGGADDEEIYEIAARVGLEDALDKQPDSLPHADVRRLEIAKAIATEPELLLLDEPFAGLNQQEIREMSDQIRQLRDDGVTIVIIDHNMRGLMQLVERIMVINNGDWLADDTPEAIAENEAVQQAYLAGTETV from the coding sequence ATGACACTCCTGAGTATTCAGAACCTGACAAAGCGGTTCGGCGGATTGGTCGCGGTCAACGACGTCTCGTTCGACATTGAGGCCGGCAGTATCGTTGGTCTCATCGGCCCCAACGGCTCCGGGAAGACGACCATCTTCAACTGCATCATGAGCATCTACGACGTGACGGAGGGGTCGATACAGTTCCAGGGGACGGACATCACCGACTACAAGACACACGAGGTGGTCAACTCGGGGCTGGCGCGGGTCTCACAGGAGTCGAACCCGATCGCCCGCATGAGCGTCGCCGCCAACATCAAGCTGTTTACGCTGCCCAACAGCGTGACAGCGCTCAGCGGCGGCGCCGATGACGAGGAAATCTACGAGATTGCCGCCCGCGTCGGCCTCGAAGACGCGCTTGACAAACAGCCCGATTCGCTCCCACATGCCGACGTCCGCCGGCTCGAAATCGCGAAGGCGATAGCGACTGAGCCGGAGCTACTGCTGCTTGATGAGCCCTTCGCCGGACTCAATCAACAGGAGATCCGGGAGATGTCGGACCAGATTCGACAGCTCCGCGACGACGGCGTCACCATCGTCATCATCGACCACAACATGCGCGGGCTGATGCAACTCGTCGAACGCATCATGGTCATCAACAACGGCGACTGGCTCGCCGATGACACACCGGAAGCGATAGCCGAAAACGAAGCGGTCCAGCAGGCGTACCTCGCCGGCACGGAGACTGTATAA
- a CDS encoding ABC transporter ATP-binding protein, which translates to MLEVDNVSISYGKTSAVSDVSLTVEEGEIVGIIGPNGAGKTTLLDAISGFKGYEGSIRFGGEEIRGLTEQEIVQRGLVYCTEDRDLFPFFSVHENLLMGAQFREDRDAVQEDLEFVYDLFPRLDERRDQHAETMSGGEQQMLAVGRSLMSDPDLLMLDEPTLGLAPVIIEDIKEAIERLSDAGLTILLAEQNSTFALDHAERLCLLERGEITRQGDAETLKNDDYVRDAYIGVV; encoded by the coding sequence ATGCTCGAAGTCGACAACGTTTCGATATCGTACGGGAAGACAAGCGCCGTCTCTGACGTGTCGCTGACTGTCGAGGAAGGCGAAATCGTCGGCATAATCGGCCCGAACGGGGCCGGCAAGACGACCCTGCTCGATGCCATTAGCGGATTCAAGGGCTACGAGGGGTCGATTCGGTTCGGCGGCGAGGAGATACGGGGCCTCACCGAACAGGAAATCGTTCAGCGGGGCCTCGTCTACTGTACCGAAGACCGGGACCTGTTCCCGTTCTTTTCGGTCCACGAGAACCTGCTGATGGGCGCGCAGTTCCGCGAGGACCGCGATGCGGTCCAAGAGGACCTCGAGTTCGTCTACGACCTGTTCCCACGGCTCGACGAGCGCCGCGACCAGCACGCCGAAACGATGAGCGGTGGCGAACAGCAGATGCTCGCCGTCGGCCGGTCGCTGATGAGCGACCCCGACCTCTTGATGCTCGATGAGCCGACGCTCGGTCTCGCCCCGGTCATCATCGAGGACATCAAGGAAGCCATCGAGCGCCTCAGCGACGCCGGGTTGACAATCCTGCTCGCCGAACAGAACTCGACGTTCGCCTTGGACCACGCCGAGCGGCTCTGTCTGCTCGAACGTGGCGAGATTACTCGACAGGGCGATGCCGAGACGCTGAAAAACGACGACTACGTTCGCGACGCGTACATCGGCGTCGTCTAG
- a CDS encoding GNAT family N-acetyltransferase: protein MYVRDARNRDEAWLLDHIEAMGLDETSFRSRDYVIAVDEESNARAGFGRIRVHSDDGTEVCELTSIGVLDGWRRQGVGAHVIERLVDSAETEAFERVYSLTSAHDYLAQFGFEPVAEAELPDVLAERLEAKQDTLDPDAVPMRLDIDAFGMPERLRERFKTAAEDAEPAEPPEEAEDFGIDPDEATYKYDTGS from the coding sequence ATGTACGTCCGGGACGCGCGAAACCGAGATGAGGCGTGGCTGTTGGACCACATCGAGGCGATGGGCCTCGACGAGACGTCCTTCCGGTCCCGCGACTACGTCATCGCGGTCGACGAGGAGTCGAACGCACGGGCGGGGTTCGGCCGGATACGGGTCCACTCAGACGACGGGACGGAGGTGTGTGAGCTCACAAGTATCGGCGTCCTCGACGGCTGGCGGCGGCAGGGCGTCGGCGCACACGTCATCGAGCGGCTTGTCGACAGCGCCGAAACTGAGGCGTTCGAGCGGGTCTACTCGCTGACGAGCGCCCACGACTATCTCGCGCAGTTCGGGTTCGAGCCGGTCGCCGAAGCGGAGCTTCCTGACGTGTTGGCCGAGCGGCTCGAAGCAAAGCAGGACACACTCGACCCGGACGCCGTGCCGATGCGGCTCGATATCGATGCGTTCGGAATGCCGGAGCGGCTCAGAGAACGATTCAAAACCGCAGCCGAGGACGCGGAGCCGGCCGAGCCTCCCGAGGAAGCGGAGGACTTCGGTATCGACCCCGACGAGGCGACCTACAAGTACGACACCGGTAGCTGA
- a CDS encoding glycosyltransferase family 4 protein, which translates to MQVAVVFRDPPPQSERTGAVRLRRLAAAIQSAGHEVTVYCQPWWETDQRRIEINGLVHEGVAFEHPALFYTRLPGVLARRGPDVVLTSASPPGGVVAAWLGGLFARAPVVCDWYGDEPNAMSSRWAGKAASLPTRVVAPSELQRTRIRELGGTEANTTTIPLGISMSKIQAADPDEFRDIVYAGHLDDDANLESLLLALAELRDDGDWTATVIGDGPRRDDYERQARDLRILDRIDFRGNCDRAERIAVYRGAHTFVQTARRANFAEELLWALACGCVGVVEMQSDSSAHELVERRERGFRVTDMENLDEAIEAAWDCSYRDIDKAFQQFDHAAVAGKYLELFRDCGVESR; encoded by the coding sequence ATGCAAGTCGCGGTCGTCTTCCGGGACCCGCCGCCGCAATCCGAGCGGACCGGCGCGGTCCGGCTACGGCGCCTTGCGGCCGCCATCCAGTCGGCCGGCCACGAGGTGACCGTCTACTGTCAGCCCTGGTGGGAGACCGACCAGCGACGCATCGAAATTAACGGCCTCGTCCACGAAGGCGTCGCCTTCGAGCATCCGGCACTCTTCTATACGCGGCTGCCCGGGGTGTTAGCCCGCCGTGGCCCGGATGTCGTACTCACCTCGGCGTCGCCCCCCGGCGGCGTCGTCGCCGCGTGGCTCGGCGGGCTCTTCGCACGCGCGCCCGTCGTCTGCGACTGGTACGGCGACGAGCCGAACGCGATGTCCTCTCGGTGGGCTGGCAAGGCGGCGTCGCTGCCGACGCGCGTCGTTGCCCCCTCGGAACTCCAGCGAACGCGCATCCGCGAACTCGGCGGTACCGAAGCGAACACGACGACAATTCCGCTCGGCATTTCGATGTCAAAAATACAGGCCGCCGACCCGGACGAGTTCCGGGACATCGTCTACGCCGGCCACCTCGACGACGACGCGAACCTCGAAAGCCTTCTTTTGGCGCTTGCTGAACTCCGCGATGACGGCGACTGGACCGCGACGGTCATCGGCGATGGCCCCAGACGCGACGACTACGAACGCCAGGCCCGCGACCTTCGCATCCTCGACCGCATTGATTTCCGCGGCAACTGCGACCGTGCGGAACGAATCGCTGTCTACCGCGGCGCACATACCTTCGTCCAGACGGCCCGGAGAGCCAACTTCGCCGAGGAACTGCTGTGGGCGCTTGCCTGTGGCTGTGTCGGTGTCGTCGAGATGCAGTCCGACTCCAGCGCCCACGAACTCGTCGAGCGCCGCGAACGCGGCTTCCGGGTGACCGACATGGAGAACCTCGACGAAGCGATCGAGGCCGCTTGGGACTGTAGCTACCGTGATATCGACAAGGCCTTCCAGCAGTTCGACCACGCCGCCGTTGCCGGCAAGTATCTCGAACTCTTCCGCGATTGTGGCGTCGAGTCGCGCTGA